The window attaaaaaataaattaatagaaaacaaacaaaacaaaagatgtCGATATagcatttagtttatttttactctgatttaaaattatatgtaatttttgtaaaaaaaagtacttaaaatgaTTTTGcagtctataaactaaaattttgttaaattaaaatgtatgtctTTATAATTAATTGGAATTTAAATACGATCAATTTGCAAtagaaacttaaaataattattgatgtcttaataatataaataattaaattataaaaaaaattggccaaaagaaaatgaaaagaaattgttaataaaaaatagtaatcaaatttgaaagttttattaGTTAGCTAGAGACTGTTTTTACCAAGTTTTCAATGTAAACCCTATCAACAAGTACAGTAATTAAAGAGTAGAATTTTACCaacatttatttcaattcttttgtttgaaaaaaaaaaaaatgaataaagatAATAATGAATGAAACAATATTAGTTAGAGATTTAGTATAGTATAGATACATAGAATTTAGTTTCATATACTAGTTCAAGcaaaaagacaaatattttgtagtttAGTATTTTAGATGAGTTTTATTGTTACTTTATTGAGACAGACACaaagttttcttaaactttCAAATATATCTTTCATCCTTGAATCAAATTAATAATGCCTGACATTTAATacggatgtatgtatgtacgtatgtgatGGTTTgattaataatgaaattataatgctaaaaataaactataggaatataaatgaaaagaaaacctaaattaaaagaatttacagaaatacatacaaaaaaaaactttggttttaaaatttatcaactTTGTCCGAAAGACATTCATCAAAAGAGGATAACAAACAAAACACGTATAAATGTGTTCTAGACAAATTGCAcctaaatgtttaaaatgttttataaatcaaatttaaagtgCAAAACATatatgtgagtgtgtgtttgtgatttaaacaaaacattaaaacgcagtatattaaaatcaaaaactaattagatgttttttttttttttgttcttgtttaatttcaacaaaatacgTTATTTCTCatatttcagttttgtttttttgtttttatctctCACAAGGCCATCATCGATAAGGAGACATACCAATCAGCCTTATGGAGGCTGTGAATAATCAATCCTGTtcgttattttttgttgctttgaattgttttaaacaacaggacaaataaattttatttttaatacaatttttgttgtataacaaaaaacaatgacTAATTTTAAACGTTTCTTTTGCTTCAATCAAATAAAGATTTGTTCGCTTTtgttcaccaaaaaaaaaagtcatTAGTATTTTTGCCATAAATTGTAGCGCGTTACAGTACAGATTAGTTAAAAATGTCCATTTTGTTTCTTTCAAGTCTCAATTAAGATTTTCTTCATCTAAAACACCAAATACGTGtaaatctataaataaaatttgtaaaattttcatcaCGGAAAACGGCTGACGATGATGGTGTTGGTGGAgttgataataataaataaacaattgctGAAGCTAAAGCCAAAAGTAGTAATAATAATACTACAgtcataatcataataataataactacaTAAAGTTGTTCTACGATGAATAAAGTGTCCATTAATATGGTTGTTggatatagttgttgttgttgctgctgtttatatatacttataatattaataatagtttGCAAATTGTTATTTATCTGCAATTGGCCAACCACTGGTCACCAGAGGTTCCGTGGTAAGGCATAACCTTCTTTCGAGACATAGACATTACGATCTGAATAGACCTGTGCTTCTGGTTTGTTATCTGCATGTCTTTGTAGCATTTGATTATGACCAGCAGTTCCTCCTCCAGCGGCCCCATCATAAGTGGTTATAGTTTCGGTTTTGCCATCTACTGTACGTGTAACAGTAGTGGTCTTATTACCCTGTGAATCTTGGGTAACTTTAGTAGTTTCATAAGTGCCATCAGGTTTGCGTATAGTTTTTGTCATTACACTTTGGCTAAACATTTTGGGACCCTACGAgagtaaatttttaagtttaataaataattaaaatgtctcAAGTCCAAATACCTGATAGTTTCCATCAAAGGCCCCACCACCAAATGAACCCCTTGGCATCATAGGGGTCATGGGTGTCATAATATCAGGACGACCACCGCGCGGTATCATAGACGGCGGTGCTGGTCGTTTACGCAACTCTTTATCTTCGTCTATCAAGGTACCATGTATTTTACCCATTATGATTTCTTCATCGCTCAGTTTTGGTTTAGTCTTCCAGTTGCGTGAAAACTTATTATCATTTCGTGGCAAAATATTACCTTGTGCTTCACTTTCGGGTATATGCTTGATAACTTCTCCCTCGCCATTGGCAAAACGTTGTATTAGCGAATGCAATTGTTCGGGAAATATCCTAGAAatggaattataaaaattacttaaaattcagtatatttttagatatttaactatctatctatcttgaAGANNNNNNNNNNNNNNNNNNNNNNNNNNNNNNNNNNNNNNNNNNNNNNNNNNNNNNNNNNNNNNNNNNNNNNNNNNNNNNNNNNNNNNNNNNNNNNNNNNNNGGATCCATGGGAATTGAACTCAGCTTTCCATCTTCTAGTTTAATTTCttctattaatttgtttatcttgTCTTCTTGATGAAGGAGAAAATCTCCATTAGAATTTTGACTTTTGTTGATAAGCAAACAATTTGATCTAACATCGTTCCCATACATTCCTGTCTAGATTCTTATATTGTTCGCTAATGATTGCGACGTCTATTTTTAGCTCATGGATGCTCTGTGTTAGGAGATCTTGGGCTATG of the Lucilia cuprina isolate Lc7/37 chromosome 2, ASM2204524v1, whole genome shotgun sequence genome contains:
- the LOC124419504 gene encoding uncharacterized protein LOC124419504; protein product: MNRDTAQSSRVIADKLTQTSPLVWPKKREEKRKKDKNETPAKMPKPKRAKGNPIIQSVTCPDQESTEESSKDKSDNGKQSTTTEKWSKVKSKRNKKTNRVRKPQPDKMIISSKGEASYADILRKIRTDPELKDLGEEVSKIRRTQKGDLLLVLKSTGNNMTERFNDKIISSLDGNVDVKTHKEEIVIQSAKIILPTEAARRVLALRKIKIGIFPEQLHSLIQRFANGEGEVIKHIPESEAQGNILPRNDNKFSRNWKTKPKLSDEEIIMGKIHGTLIDEDKELRKRPAPPSMIPRGGRPDIMTPMTPMMPRGSFGGGAFDGNYQGPKMFSQSVMTKTIRKPDGTYETTKVTQDSQGNKTTTVTRTVDGKTETITTYDGAAGGGTAGHNQMLQRHADNKPEAQVYSDRNVYVSKEGYALPRNLW